In the Thermodesulfobacteriota bacterium genome, CCACCATGGGCAGGATGAGGTACGCAGTCAGCACCCCCACCCGTTCGTTGAGTCCGTCGATCCACCGCGCCACGGCCTGCATGGGCCTCCTCCTGGAGAGAAGCGCCCCGCCGGGGACGAGCCCCGGCGGGGCGCGCGCACGACTACTGCAGGTGCTTTCCCTTCACGAACTGCTCGTAGGGCCAGGGCGCCACGCCGCTGCGCTCCTCGCGCCAGTCGGCGAAGTCGGCCTTGAACTGGTCCTGCGAGTCGAGGGCCTTCTTTACGTCGGGAAACTTCCCCTTGAGCTCTTCAAGGTATTCGTACGAGACCTTGGCGAACTCATTGATCGTTTCGGGATCCATCTTCACGAACTCGACACGCTGCTTGAACAGCCGCACCGCCTCGATGTTGAGGTTCTCCTGCCACGCGGTGGACCAGAGCTGGAGCTCCTTCGCGGCGGTGTCGACGATCCACTTGAGGTCTTCGGGAAGCTTCTTCCAGGCGTCCATGTTGAAGGCCAGGGCGCACTGCACAGAGGGCTGGTGCACGCCGGGCTGGATGACGTACTTGGTGATCTCGTCGAAGCCCATGGGGTAGTTGATGGCCGGGGAGCTGAACTCGGCCGCGTCGATCACCCCGCGCTCCAGGGCCAGATAGATCTCGCCGCCGGGCAGGGGCGTCACGCTCGCGCCCAGGCGGTTCATGATGTCCATGTACCAGCCGGGGGTGCGTACCCGCATGCCCTTGAAGTCGGCCATCTTGGTGGCTCTCTTGTTCGAGAAGAGGCCCATCTCCTGGCCGCCGTTGCCTCCGGGAAGGGCGTACATGTTGAACTTGCCGTAGAGCTCCTGCATCATCTCGAGCCCGCCCCTCTCGTAGAGCCAGATGTTGTAGCCTTCGGCGTCGAGCCCGAAGGGCACCGAGGAGTAGGCCACGAAGGCCTCGTTCTTCCCCTTCCAGTACCCGGGCCAGTCGTGGAGCACCTCGGCGGAGCCCTTGCTCACCGCGTCGAAGCTCTCCATGGCGCCCACGAGCTCGCCGGCGCTGAAGAGCTTGATCTCCAGCCGGCCCCCCGAGGCGAGCCGCACGGTGTCGGCGAAGTGCTGGCACATGTCGTAGAAGAGCAGGCCCTTCGTCCAGGGCATGACCATCTTCCAGCGAATCTTGTCCTTGCTCGTCTCGACCTTGAGGTTCTTCACCTTCTCGTGACGAGTGTCGGCCCCGAACTTCTCCCGCTGTTTCTTCTCCTGGGCCAGGGCCGGGCCCGCCGCCAGGCACAGAGCGGTTGCCGCAGCCACGATACCGAGAAGCGTTCTTCCCTTTCGCATGATCTCCTCCTTCTTTCCCTGACGGGTGGTGGGTGGGGCGAGCGGGATCCCCGACGCGGACGGTGCAGGAGTTTAGAAGGCCGTCCAAAACGCGCAAGGGCGAGGGCTTGGTCAAGTGTTCTGACCAAGCTTTCTAAACCAGGGTTTTGCCGGTGTCAAGCGAAATCCCTTGCCTGCGCCCTCGCCCGCACCGGGTCCTGGATTGGGTCTCGACACTCGCGCCGGCGCGTGCTATGAGAGAAAACCGGTATGACCAGCAGTGCCCGGCGAAAGGAAACCATGGCCTTCGACCGCGTCAAGTCCCCCAAGATCTCCGACGCCATCGTGCGCCAGCTGGAGTCCCTCATCCTCGAGGGCACCCTGAAGCCCGGTGAACGCCTTCCCCCCGAGCGCGAGCTGGCCCTGCGCCTCGACGTCTCGCGGCCCTCCCTGCGGGAGGCCCTCCAGAAGCTCGAGACCCTGGGGCTGGTGGAGACGCGCCAGGGGGGCGGCACCTATGTAAGCGCCGTCCTGGCCCCCACCCTCACCGATCCCCTGGTCCAGCTCTTCCAGCGGCACCCCGAGACGGTGTACGACCTTTTGGAGTTCCGGCAGGCACTGGAGGGCATCGCGGCCTACTACGCCGCACGGCGGGCCACGGAGGCGGACCGGGAGATCCTGGAGCGGCGGTTCGCAGCCATGGACGATGCCCACCGGCGGGCGGACCCCGTGGCCGAGGCCGAGGCGGACGCGGAGCTCCACCTGGCCATCGCCGAGGCGGCCCACAACGTGGTGCT is a window encoding:
- the dctP gene encoding TRAP transporter substrate-binding protein DctP, translated to MRKGRTLLGIVAAATALCLAAGPALAQEKKQREKFGADTRHEKVKNLKVETSKDKIRWKMVMPWTKGLLFYDMCQHFADTVRLASGGRLEIKLFSAGELVGAMESFDAVSKGSAEVLHDWPGYWKGKNEAFVAYSSVPFGLDAEGYNIWLYERGGLEMMQELYGKFNMYALPGGNGGQEMGLFSNKRATKMADFKGMRVRTPGWYMDIMNRLGASVTPLPGGEIYLALERGVIDAAEFSSPAINYPMGFDEITKYVIQPGVHQPSVQCALAFNMDAWKKLPEDLKWIVDTAAKELQLWSTAWQENLNIEAVRLFKQRVEFVKMDPETINEFAKVSYEYLEELKGKFPDVKKALDSQDQFKADFADWREERSGVAPWPYEQFVKGKHLQ
- a CDS encoding FCD domain-containing protein, with protein sequence MTSSARRKETMAFDRVKSPKISDAIVRQLESLILEGTLKPGERLPPERELALRLDVSRPSLREALQKLETLGLVETRQGGGTYVSAVLAPTLTDPLVQLFQRHPETVYDLLEFRQALEGIAAYYAARRATEADREILERRFAAMDDAHRRADPVAEAEADAELHLAIAEAAHNVVLLHIMRGLFDLLRRGIVSSRERLYTREGVREVLLRQHRELFEALLAGNAETARTAAHDHLVFVEGTLREIDRDEERRLRSERRLRTLGGAGD